A single window of Nicotiana sylvestris chromosome 3, ASM39365v2, whole genome shotgun sequence DNA harbors:
- the LOC104214374 gene encoding bidirectional sugar transporter SWEET10-like, whose protein sequence is MAGFSTDHWAFAFGVLGNIVSFIVFLSPMPTFYKIYKKKSAEGYQSIPYVIALFSSMLWIYYAFLKTNTTLLITINSFGVFIETIYVGFYLFYAPKKARVQTVKMLLLSVVGGFGAIVLVTQFLFKGAVRGQVVGWICLVFSLCVFVAPLGIVRKVIKTKSVEYMPLLLSVFLTLSAVMWFFYGLLLKDINIAAPNVLGFIFGILQIVLYVIYSKKENAILKEQKLPEIQKQAVILLDENMNNNKKLPELTQEQIIDIVKLGLMVCSDKAHVASCPHDNTCAAKAHENTPPKLQTVEAA, encoded by the exons ATGGCTGGTTTTTCTACAGATCACTGGGCTTTTGCTTTTGGTGTCCTTG GTAACATCGTCTCCTTCATTGTATTCCTTTCTCCAAT GCCCACGTTTTACAAAATTTACAAGAAGAAATCAGCTGAAGGTTATCAATCAATTCCATACGTGATTGCTCTATTCAGTTCCATGCTTTGGATATACTATGCATTTCTCAAGACCAACACTACCCTTCTCATCACTATAAACTCCTTTGGGGTCTTCATTGAAACTATCTACGTTGGTTTCTATCTGTTCTACGCACCAAAGAAAGCCAGG GTCCAAACTGTGAAGATGCTCCTATTGTCAGTGGTGGGTGGCTTTGGTGCTATAGTTCTCGTTACCCAATTTCTATTCAAAGGTGCAGTTCGAGGGCAAGTAGTTGGATGGATTTGCCTTGTATTTTCCTTATGTGTGTTCGTAGCACCCTTAGGCATTGTG AGAAAAGTAATAAAAACAAAGAGTGTGGAATACATGCCATTACTCCTATCAGTGTTTCTCACGTTAAGTGCAGTGATGTGGTTCTTCTATGGTCTTCTACTTAAGGACATCAACATAGCT GCTCCAAACGTATTGGGATTCATCTTTGGTATTCTCCAAATAGTTCTCTACGTAATATACAGCAAAAAAGAGAACGCAATCCTAAAGGAGCAGAAACTTCCAGAGATACAAAAGCAAGCAGTCATTTTGTTGGACGAGAACATGAACAACAACAAGAAGCTTCCAGAACTAACACAAGAACAGATTATTGACATTGTGAAACTTGGTTTAATGGTTTGCTCAGATAAAGCTCACGTAGCGTCGTGTCCACATGATAATACATGTGCAGCCAAAGCTCATGAGAACACGCCGCCCAAGCTACAAACTGTGGAAGCTGCTTAA